The Silene latifolia isolate original U9 population chromosome 4, ASM4854445v1, whole genome shotgun sequence region atctcggcttttgctttctggagctgtttcaggattgagttctcgggagcctttggttgagtgtccacctctgggacgatttggtcattcgttgttggaacgaccgctgggttgctcggattctgatagggacgtccagaccgggtgagatgtccgatttcctttgtccgcttctcctttcctgggacgacatagacatcctcaacatcatcccgccatatgccgttaatttcagggtctcgaggatacctcggaggggtattcctcggtgggtagttcttgtggggaatatttttgtaagggctatttttgtgagggtagttctcatgaaggtggttattttgaaggtggttTTCGTGGGGCCTATGACAGAACGGCCGCGGGAgaaatccatcctggggtgggtagttttgaatgcttggtgAATTCTCCCGCGGACGTGGtgctgggggattgaagatgagtcgacggtaggcgtcgtcgagtcgggtgattctctcagaaaggctggcaatggcctcctcaacttgctgaaacatagtgagcatagtggcaaagatcgaacacgaacactccgtctgaagggtccttttccagagcatttacctcatcgtcaattggcaagatgagatgagagcagtctagggttggctcatcgtcagagatagcgtgaattcccagaggattcgtcttgttgtttggcttagttggtgggggtataggcaagtctcccttctcaatcatgtcttgaatgaggtgcttgagtttgaagcaattttcggtatcatgccctttccctcgatgatatcGGCGagaggcgttggggttccaaaatcgggatttcttggcgttggccgggtccggggtgggcccgatcggttgtagcttcccttggtccatgagccttttcaaggcacttgcataagttgaccctatgttggtgaacactctctgggggcgttcaattttcttggcagatggttcgacgaggttgacctcatcaatcttgtttgtctgaccgtaagggcgagatccggttgtggtggatccttgataaccccccgctcgtggtctttgctaagacaccctttcgaaggtcgtcctcaatacgtgtccccagaatctgcagatcttgaaaagttttgatgttctgatacctcagcaggttggcataaaccgggcggaggttgttgacaaatttttccacctgagttgattcactcggcttactaaccaactgagtactcaccctcctccaacgggttaggaactcagtgaaacCCTCTTTGttgttttgggttaacacctcgagagtacgggtgttggcctggatctcgacattgtcggcatactgtttggcaaactcaactacgatttcatcccaagtggtaaggtttttcagATCCAAGGAGTAGTACAATTGGCGAGGtattggctccaaagaggatgggaagatcctggtgaaaagttcatgtttgacccccttaatggccatgtagtctttgaaaacacggatgtggttgagtgggtcctccactcccttgaatttaggcACATCATCGTCGGGGTGAAGTTGTCGTGTAACTTTGGTCCCAACAGGTttgaaccttcggttattttcaaggtggatgttgttaccccgggctaggagttgctcTTCCAAAAGTTTCAACCTCTtctcagtctcagtcagaggtggggtattatgttccccaatttccttgttttccagggcgtcaatacgggtctcgacgcgatccagggtgaccttaagagcgataagtaggctggctagctgatcagttgtgacatctctgttgttatcattgttgttgttggacgaagctgaaaacgggccatggctctgaggcagaaaaacggctcacattacaactcaatccgacacggttccaagactgaacgcagacaacacaggggacgagaccaagatcgactcaacaagacggggtgaccgtgtgtggtccctcggtgctgactcgatttatgacgtgacggtgtttgaccgaacctttgacacgggtccaacatgacggcgtgacgccattggacgggtctcgtggtgagacgactcataagtaaagacccataagtacgtttgctttgactcgatagacacgaggcggaattggaatggtggactgacgttttcgaaaataggaattttcaaaagattcatttgtcgctttaatgggcggcttccgaagatagaaatctccgcaagtcgatcagttgaaaagggttgtcttaagtttatttgcaaaagacggtttgagtttgagtcggctcgggaaacggcgtgttgcttcccaagacggttttgaaattcaaaattgtatgttttgaaaatcgagtttgaaatgtttgaagaggtctcggggacggtgtatggtcctcgggatcccgaaagtgtctcgagaaaagggggtgtgcttttctcgggttttgaaagatccaatgtcggcgcgaaacgggttaaaatccgtgtctagacgcggcgattataacggcgtaaaaaggtgatttgaaatggttatacaaaaccgggtttgaaaatcgtcatcacgacggcctagaaaggcgtgttgaaatggttatacaaaaccgagtttgaaaatcgtcattacgacggcctagaaaggcgtgttaaaatggttatacaaaaccgagtttgaaaatcgtcatcacGACGGTCTAGAAAGGCGCGCAACGGTCGgggaaagaccgaggtttgaaatggccattataacggcgcaaaaaggtgttttgaaagtttgcaaaatgacacggaaggacttatgatcaagtagcacataagcactcacagtttcattatattatgcatcatgctgacacgagttttggcttaaaagggtgggttacacaccaagcaatcaaaccccgatttgcgagagggataccaatccaaacaaaatgtgtaaggagggtgccctagcctcgtgctcgaaagtgatgaaagctctttgacgaaacagaaatgtgtaacgtcaatggtatgcttgactcaatcgggattcgaaccgcggggatgagaaaactcacgccaacgagacgagccaattggtcgataaaggttaggttgtgggcccggacaaggaacccgaccgtgaccgtaatatcaattaatgcattccaaccaagacctcgttcgagtctcaccatctagggatcacaaagacgtaagtgtcctagttttccccagcggagtcgccaatctgtggacataggcccacctgcgtatgcccagccgatctgtggacaacggcagcggtctttttgaaagccacgctcggcggcgtaaaggtgctttcgaccggatcgttttagatcggtcggtttcgtctctgtaagggtctcgaaacgattagagatgttcggagtcgccaccaagcatttgtgggatgcctggaacccgttcgaattccactttatacctcggtcaaatcgaagcacaaagcagcgttttgacataggtactaaagataaggaaatcgtccctcttcagcatcctatctctagaatgactctcgtacgccctggataaggtcgtccactatccaaagtttctgagcaagaggtgaaggtacgtattgggaagccctttaatcagacacccaatcccgcccgcgtttagcggcctctactgatcgatcttggttggttgaatgcaaaagttgataaaacggtttaaatgcatgaatgcgcatccaatgatttaaacctaacatgcgagctttctaagtcggttgatttaatccaagtatcaagtataagatgtcgagttggattaatgattgatttgcatgcaagacggaaattaaacatccatttaccgtattagatttagagtgcataacatgatccatttgtcttagtaaggcatttggcaaatatggtttgaatagtcatctgatccgtcctatatccgggttaaccggagtcgggatcgtcctagactaatgctggaagggaacaggccatgtaccagacggctataagaggtgcgagccagccggcggtgtaaggggcctccctctggttttgaaaatgagaaagaaaaggcctcgCTTGAGGCGctggttagccaacggctgtatgccgtgttctggttgtttagaaaacgttataaaacgtgttgaaaatgggtatttggacccggtttgattttgaaagggtcatttagaccgtatttgttgatttgaagaactagactcgaataatcatcattgtttgataatattcgatgtcgggttcgatttgacaagcttgacatgaatagttttgaaaatgattatgaactaattgttttaagtccattttgaatgtaattagtcgttactcatcatcgtacccgggttaaaatccggcatggtatatggaaccaaggatgatttcgtgttggtgactaatatgcatgttttgcaaatgtaaagaaatgaaataaaaggttttaaaatacctcttaaatgtcattaaccaaatattatcaccgaaacacggattttaaccgtcatggtatgaagaaccaagggtgaaaaatgctttatggttaaaacatgtgaaatgaaacaaaaaggttttgaaaatacttgaaatggtaaaaaccgattacaaatatgaaaatggattaagggaaatgacgagaacaaacacggttgatctctggtctgaacaccccatttaggcgcgagccagttggcgacctaaggggcttctgcctcagaccaaaaatcagttttggctcgtttattccatgttttggttcatgttatgcatgttttagcatgttaaagtcatgaaacgaatgaaaacataataaaagaggatttttacaccctcatacttacatgtttggttatggcgagtgaccgacgtaagtgtaacaacttgtttgatcggaaaaaactcggtttaaaaccgttttggtaagtaaaagagtgttttaaatgtttagtgatggtgtagtggtcaaagtggtcggacaagtagtttaatgcacgatgacggtaccaaacaatgtgtaaggctcgtgtttacgatcggtaggtcgtaaacacgcgtcggattgtgactttagaagtcgagtcgagaattttaagggagaaaagagggagcggacactcgcgtaagtctcaaatgggcgacatttgaggggtatttataggagaatcagtggttgtgtgagttttgagcgacatggccacctgggctggtcaaagaggcgcgagccaagtcgcggcacttcgagttgtgttgtcactatcacaacaaacgcaatcatgatttgttctatcctaggttttgtagtcacatgtttggtacttgaccattcatgaatccgggaaaacttagtatagaaggcttgagatattttgtttttgtggttgactcggtttgactcgttgttggagtcgggattttgaattttcgagtcggtttttggctcggtgtcggttttgactctagttagtgtcatcgtgaccccgtcgttgtgcattaaacactccaggtatttttgaaatgttttgaaatgttttgttttcgaaatcgttttaagttttccgacgtaaagttgtacacaaactgtcgatcaaacgctgcgatcccaaaacatgttgtagtccgataatcatcgggtgtttgttggagtctcagcagatactgggtatctacagaatgCTCCCTTATAAGCAGTTTTAGCCTTCGAATTTAGGATCGCCTCTAAAACTAGTAAGTATATACATGCGCTTCCAAAATCAAATTAACCCAAGATCATAAATGTAGGATGCGAACAAATATTTTAAGGATGTATTATTAAATCTGATGTTCCAGGGAAATAAAAGAAGGACTAAGAAAACCAATAAAAAAAGGTCAAGTGTGCATAATCATCAATCTTTTACCCTTATATGAAAATGACTATACCAACTTAATCATACATCTATGTcatcccctatctactaaaagaataggtatTTTCATACTTTTTCCCTCCGAAAAGCATCTTCTTAAATAAGGAAGCTAATTACAATTAAGCATGCACTAAATAAGAAAACTAATaattatgatttatttaattaaattattatcttttcattaaaattaaattcttcatcaaattatatttttTCACTAAAATTTAAACTATAATATTTCTaactaaaatataaataaaatttataaagttTATAAATTGTTAAATAACTTAAATTCTATTATTTGAAAATGATTTGAACAATACTATGTATAAAACAAAACTATAAATCAGTATTATTACTTTCGtggcaaaaaaagaaaaaaattgaaagaaTTTATAAATTGTAATCATTAGATTTGTGGTATAAGAATATTTTCTGTATAATACTTTTTAGCACATTGATTAATTTTCAATTCcaatatttttttttctcaaactaATGTACAATGACGAGAAATATGAATAATTAATAAGATATCACTATTATATAAGAAATTTATTCAAAATTAAAAACTCTATATGTCGTGCATTTATtgcacggggtctaaactagttttttttaataaaatgaaagttggtattagaaaatcaaaaaatttacGAACAATATTAATCATTAACACTATCCTGgtatttaagaccgtcttaaattAAGACGACTCTCACAATAGATTATAATAGAGGGGAAATAAAAGAAGATTGTAAAACGTTTTAAGTTAAGACATTATTAAGCTAGACATACTCCCAAAATTTAATCTCCATTTCTTTACATTGAAGATCTCTAATGTAAAATTTTCATATCTTTGTCGATCCGAAGCAATACAAAATATTTAAAAAGAATTCATAAAAGTTGTCGGAAATATGTACATAAGAAAAAGTAGGGTACGTAATTGGCGTGCACAATAGTCAATGAACTTAAACTTGAGCACCAAAAGAACTTTTATACAGTAAACTGCGTGAAATTATACGACAAAGTAGAGAATTTATTAAAAGATCGGCATGTGAGTAGAATGGCAAAATCATATTAAAACCTACAATTCACATTTATCCTTTTtttaagagaaaattgttgattacagccttttaaaaatcactttttgaaaattacagccttataattttttttttgaaaattacgtccaaaatattacttttcttctaaaattgcaccaacttgaggtttccggtgaattttgatgatatttttatgatgtttggggtgattaattggtttgtgttaaggagaggtaaaaaatctgggtaagtaggctctcaaataataaagggtacatcataaaaacatcatcaaaattcaccaaaaacctcaagttggtgcaattttagaagaaaagtaatattttggatgtaattttcaaaaaaaaatttataaggctgtaattttcaaaaagtgatttttaaaaggctgtaatcaacaattttctctttttttaataATCGATTTTAATGTGTAGTCGTGTTTATAAGTAATCTGTAATATATCACAATCGGTGTGCTTGATATTCTGAAAATGTAATCTTTGCCGTATCATACAgtatatttttcatttttcattctgAATTAAGTAAACAAATATTCTGAAATGTGAGCATGCTCATATATACTGTATGATACAACATTCTTTTAATATTGTACGGAGTATATAGTTTATTTTGTCTTCTATATTCAAAGATCATCAACAAATTGGATTAGTCTCCATACAAGATTAATTTATATTCCTCCCTATGCAACTAATCTTTGTTGTAGTAGTGTTCTTCATTCTTCATTTTCACCCCAtctccgtttttttttttccattgttTGATTGAGTCTAAAGATATTATTTACTCAGGATTGGAAgctaattttatgtttaatttattgaTTGATCAAAGATtagtttccattttttttttttgcagattaaGTATAAAGATTATAGAAAGATTTCATAGTTGGcagaaaaagaaatggaaaatctgtcagaaaaggaaatgggaaatcATTCACAATTGGCGTTTTTTTAGTGAATATATTGATTTATTATTAAAGAATATTCAAAGATTATTAAAGAATATCCAAAGATTCCCTGGGATAGTAGGCTGGAAAATCAGTATTGAGAGTGAATGTGAGGCTGCCACGTGTCTAGTGGTTCCTCTATTATACttttatatagatagatagatagtgTTGTTCCATGTATCGGGCCAGGGCTAGGAGGTTGTAGTCCAAGCACAGCCCGAACATGAGACGGGACCAATGCCGTGACAGCTTTTTTTAGCTCGAGCCGAACCGAGCCCACTGAGTAGTTGGCTGGCCGGGCCACCTTTATTTTTTACTCCCtcaatccaatccaaactacccatTTGACTTTTCACGTTCTACGAGACGACACTTTGACCACGTTTTtcttcatttatatattatttttttgtGTCGAAATTATAATTTTCCGAAACCTCTTTTTATAACAAATGTAAATATGCCAATTTTACgtataaattttaaaaatttgattaaatataatCGATGTCAAATTTTGACAAGGTTGACTTTAAAAAGTGAatgggtagtttggattggattggagagGGTATTTTTTAGTGCTAGGACCTGGTGGGGCCAAGGAAAATGCAGCACTAGCCTGGTTTAAGGGGGGGAGGAGCGGGCGATGCCACGTTGAAAAGATTTACCCCACATGTACTGGTTCAGTCTGGGTTGAGCTGGTCTTGCATCGTTGAACATGACTCCATAAATTATTTTTGTTATATATGTGACATATAGTTTACTAGTCGGTGCAATAGAGTGCAAATCGTTAATAAGATTAGAGTGACTTATGTGTTATTAGTAGGATAATAATACTGAACTAAAATAACTTGAATGGAAGTGAACTGTTCTATAACCTCCGGTTAACCTGTTTATTattactagtgtagatcccgcgcaaatgcgcggtaaatataggccttttaatttttagtgtattagttatagattttagatttagatctcgcgaatttttataaaaaataactaatactccctccgatccagaccaaaggtaacattgactttttcacacttgtcgaggcacgttttgcaacgtaaatatctttagttacacattattaaaaattataaaaatttgatattcttatagcattcatgacgatgaatcaaacaagatctcacatgaatatattttgtcttatagattaagaataatatcgaagattccctacgaccatgaatagtgccaaaaagtcaatgttacctttggtctggatcggagggagtattaaaattaatcaaaagaattgaataattccatgaattgtattttttatgaaaatattttaactacatcaatttttttttaaaaaaaaaaaaaaaattcgtcacgaagttaataataggagatacagtttttatgtatagattattttaaatgaaaaattagtttaataaatgaaaatctaatttgtttccattTATAATTTTGAGCACCgcactttggagggaaaactttagagaagttgtattaTCTTAGTATATATgaggatttatacttttaaaatttgtaccttattaatatttatcagttcactccattgtattttgatatgaaacaaaagaattgaaatggaaaactaataaaaaaaatttatttaagttgCGAATTTTgtttagtgaatgtttttttgtcacgaaactaatagtaagcatgtgtcaagttattctatacagtaataattattgcattactgaaaaatttagcaacttacactttgtaatttaatatcaattttattttattttaatgaaaaaatcataattatgaatttatttaaaaaattagagtttatttataagaatatattcattgaaaagataataatttggGAAAATGCACGTGGTGCCCTTGAAGTTTCgatttttgcccgaaatacccaattttatgTTCCGGAAATCTTTAAGAGGCTATAATTCGtgtctacgagttcagaaaatgataattttttttttcaactcaattatcttttcgagaattacggtttgaaaaaaaaattatcgtatttggatcccgtggctaggagtttttgtacgtcaaagtttttttaccgaacaaactttgagtgaccatatctcttgcttacgaattccaaactcgacaatttttttttcatgtcgtagttctcgaaaagataaGCAGTTTGAAAAAAAAACCATCACTTTCTGAGCTCGTAAACACGAATTATAGTCTCTTAAAGTTCCCTGgataaaaaaattgggtatttcgggcaaaacatTAAAGTtgaagggcaccgcgtgcattttccctaataatttaatgaaagaaaattttatttattaccttatttagctaaaTGCTTTTTGAAGGGAAAACTaaaagaatttttattctcttagtagtagggggattccaaactcgacaatttttttttcatgtcgtagttctcgaaaagataaGCAGTTTGAAAAAAAAACCATCACTTTCTGAGCTCGTAAACACGAATTATAGTCTCTTAAAGTTCCCTGgataaaaaaattgggtatttcgggcaaaacatTAAAGTtgaagggcaccgcgtgcattttccctaataatttaatgaaagaaaattttatttattaccttatttagctaaaTGCTTTTTGAAGGGAAAACTaaaagaatttttattctcttagtagtagggggattaaagaaaaaaaaaacaattttggaAACAATTTTACTGATTTGTGACCATACTTTTCAATTACCTCACCCAAATTCAAGTTAGTTCAAATTTGGGTTGGATTCAAACTAATCAGTTTAGATTTCGGACATTTGAATTTGTAAACATTCGAGTTGAATCTGATCATTTTGGAATCGTGCTCGATGGGTCATCAAGTcatttaagaaattaattagttTGAGACGTTAAGCGCCCAGCCCAAAACTTAGAAGGTCCAGACGATTTAAATTACTGGCCGAATCCGATCCTCTTTTCATGTTGATGTCATTTAGGTCGGGTCAACTTTGACGACAGAGTGACAGATTTAGGCTCTGTTCTTTTGAACTGAAACTGTCTAAACAGAACTGTACTAAAttgaacttaatagagctgaactgaactgaattgtgAACTTAAGGTCTCGTTTGGTTGCTCACCCAATTCATGGGAATTGTAAAATCCATGAATTGGGATTTTTAGAGGTTATGGTTACCCATTTTTTTGTAAAATGGGGGAATTTAAAACTCCTAGCTAATTGGAAATTCACGTAAAAATAAAACTCTAACATGGCAATCAAACGGATTATTGTAATTCACGTGAATTTTAATGTAGGAATTAAACTCTTGCATTACAAATTAACATATCAATTTAATTCCCGTATCAATCAAACGAGACTTAATATAGTTGAACTGAATTAAAGTAAGAGttaataaactaaactaaatgaagCTTAACTTAGCCTTAAATTTTAAGTTCAAAAGATGACGGTCATACTTCCACTTAGACACTTACTCGAACCCTCCCAAAGAATTCAAAATCCAAATCTCACGCCACCATACACACTCTCTTCTTCAGTCACCATTGTTACTACCTCCAAATCCACTACACATTTCACAGTCAATAGTTCAGTTCATAAAGGAGTGGCATTCAAATGCAATGAATTTAACAAGAAAAGGGTACGTGGAAATGAAGGAGAAATCATCGCTAAATTTCAATGAAGAAATTCCCACCTCAAATCCAAACAACAATAATTTAGATCGAAATCTCTACAATGACCTCGTTCAAATCGTTCCTCTCGTTCAATCCCTCATCGTAATTTCTCATTTATTTCTCTCAATTTCATCCCAAGAAATGCAGATTGATAACATTATACTTTGTTTTActaattataatattaatttatgGGGATTTTCTCAAGCTTTTGCTTCTCTTTCTGTAGCTCTTCATCCTTGGTCTTTCTCTTCATCCTTAATTTTAACTTGTGTTTTTATTAGTGATTTTTTTTGGGAAATTTATgggtttttgttgattttataCGCAGGAAAGTAAACCAAACAAATCATTTACAAGAAGGGTACCCTTGATTTATACTAAGACTCCTAAGGATTCCAGGAAGGTAATGAGAAAACATctgttttttccttctttttggtACTAATGTGTGATTTTATGAGCTAAGTATTGTGTATAATGATGAAAGTTAGTAGCTTTTGGTCTAAAATGATGTTTGTTGTATTGGGTATTGTACTAATGTGGATTAAGATAGCAAAGATTGTTGCTTTTGTGTGCATTTTGATAGTTAATGTTGTTAATTTTTGGTGGGTAATAGGAATTTCAGTGTCGATTTGCTGGTTTAGTTGGTATTGAGAAGTTTTTGTCTCAAAATGCTGTTTACTTTGATGGGTATTTATAATTTATGACCTGAGTATGTCAATGGTGAGGTAGACATAGTGGACTGGAGAAGTATTGAGGTAGAAGGGTGAAGTAGTTTAACTGTTGAAGCTTGTCGTGCAGCTTGCGCGTGTGGTTTTGTTTTTTCTGAGTTTTTTGGATCGTTTTATAGCCATGGGGAAGGCTAATGCATAGGAAGTAGTCAAGTATATAGACGCGTTTGATGAAAATGAGTGTAAAGTTATGTGCTTTAGGTCTTGATGACTTTAGTAATGCTTATTATTGTAGAATGGGGTTAAATCTCCGGATGGAAAGAAGcatgacgataaagaacaaggcGGTGATTCTAAGAGTGATCAAGATAAGGATAGAGAAGAGTTGAATGCTTTGAGGAAACAGTTGGAGGAGTTACAACAACAGTTATTGGAGAAAGATGAACTGTTGAAAGTTGCAGAGGTAACTAAGAGCCAGGCTAGCTCAGTACAGTCGCAGTTTGATGAGCTGAAGCGTACTGTTGCTGAA contains the following coding sequences:
- the LOC141653294 gene encoding protein MICROTUBULE BINDING PROTEIN 2C-like, encoding MNLTRKGYVEMKEKSSLNFNEEIPTSNPNNNNLDRNLYNDLVQIVPLVQSLIESKPNKSFTRRVPLIYTKTPKDSRKNGVKSPDGKKHDDKEQGGDSKSDQDKDREELNALRKQLEELQQQLLEKDELLKVAEVTKSQASSVQSQFDELKRTVAEKNSLIKSSQSQLNDAKIKLADKQAALEKLQWETMTSNQKVEKLQQELESMQSQVSALMLIFEGLLKDTPVTATDYDVTPYFADHLSDIDELDENEIQNMEEAREAYLAAVELAKEKQDEESLLTASRARFYLQSFVFRTKAQT